The Phoenix dactylifera cultivar Barhee BC4 chromosome 9, palm_55x_up_171113_PBpolish2nd_filt_p, whole genome shotgun sequence genome window below encodes:
- the LOC103709382 gene encoding tyrosine-protein phosphatase DSP3-like encodes MILELAENGGESMTGTLARSLGGGGGIGGGEELLCPPTNFAMVDRGIYRSGFPNSDNLGFLDALNLRSIIYLCPEPYPEVNAEFVKSRGIRLFQFGIEGSKESFVTIPKDTIMEALRVLLDIRNHPVLIHCKRGKHRTGCLVGCFRKLQNWCLSSVFEEYLRFAAAKARVSDLRFIEMFDVSCMMQCVLGIIYRYHGCGSQARRISYRDIS; translated from the exons ATGATCCTGGAATTGGCGGAGAACGGAGGGGAATCGATGACCGGAACCCTAGCGAGGAGTttgggaggtggaggaggaattGGAGGAGGCGAAGAGCTCCTGTGCCCGCCGACGAATTTCGCTATGGTGGACCGGGGGATCTACAGGTCGGGATTCCCGAATTCGGACAATCTTGGATTCTTGGATGCTTTGAATCTGCGATCCATCAT ATACCTGTGCCCGGAGCCATATCCGGAGGTTAATGCTGAGTTTGTGAAATCGCGGGGGATTCGGCTTTTCCAGTTCGGGATCGAAGGGAGCAAG GAGAGTTTTGTAACCATACCTAAGGATACCATCATGGAGGCTCTCAGAGTCTTACTTG ATATAAGGAACCATCCAGTTCTGATTCACTGCAAAAGAGGAAAG CACCGGACAGGTTGCCTTGTGGGTTGTTTCAGAAAATTGCAGAATTGGTGCTTATCCTCTGTGTTTGAGGAATATTTGCGATTTGCTGCTGCCAAAGCTCGGGTATCAGACCTGAGGTTCATCGAGATGTTTGATGTATCATGCATGATGCAGTGTGTGCTTGGTATCATATATCGTTACCATGGTTGCGGTTCCCAAGCCAGACGCATTAGTTACCGAGACATATCATGA